The Streptomyces sp. NBC_00440 genome contains a region encoding:
- a CDS encoding DUF6390 family protein translates to MSAEGALLFARYAYPPNELGYCGPDDAAALLHPGAVAGMEERARQFEGAWCYLEFLAESAGIPDPLDVRVVEAYWIGNELLDLADSGALVDRLLDRFRGQPGGTWREAAHRAVPHHSFQVFDVYPWAALLRAGGSPVALSVLDQCRIRTGVVVGVDGESATVESRPLSWDGKVFVPAPPRREQVRWSTGGRSLIAGVSPGDRVALHWDWVCDVLTDDQAARIESIEGRRHGAVPEGAA, encoded by the coding sequence ATGAGCGCCGAGGGCGCGCTGCTGTTCGCGCGATACGCCTATCCCCCCAACGAACTCGGCTACTGCGGTCCGGACGACGCCGCGGCGCTGCTGCACCCCGGCGCGGTGGCCGGGATGGAGGAGCGGGCCCGGCAGTTCGAGGGTGCCTGGTGCTATCTCGAATTCCTGGCGGAGTCCGCGGGCATCCCGGATCCGCTCGACGTCCGGGTGGTGGAGGCGTACTGGATCGGCAACGAGCTGCTGGACCTGGCCGACTCCGGGGCGCTGGTGGACCGCCTCCTCGACCGGTTCCGGGGGCAGCCGGGCGGCACCTGGCGGGAGGCGGCGCACCGGGCCGTCCCCCACCACAGCTTCCAGGTGTTCGACGTGTACCCGTGGGCGGCCCTGCTGCGCGCAGGCGGCAGCCCGGTCGCGCTGTCGGTGCTCGACCAGTGCCGTATCCGTACGGGCGTGGTCGTCGGCGTCGACGGTGAGTCGGCGACCGTGGAGTCCCGTCCGCTGAGCTGGGACGGGAAGGTGTTCGTACCGGCGCCGCCCCGGCGGGAGCAGGTCCGCTGGTCGACCGGCGGCAGGTCGCTGATCGCCGGGGTGTCCCCCGGCGACCGGGTGGCGCTGCACTGGGACTGGGTCTGCGACGTGCTCACCGACGACCAGGCCGCGCGCATCGAGTCGATCGAGGGCCGGCGGCACGGTGCGGTTCCGGAGGGCGCCGCTTAG
- a CDS encoding DUF5947 family protein — MSAPGRTATPVSALRRITRNRPQPAAGERCEMCAEPVAPEHSHVVNLESRALMCSCRACYLLFTEEDARQRYRAVPERYLRFDGVPLDARAWDELQIPVGLAFLFRNSVQGRTVAFYPGPAGATESELPLEAWDSIVASAPALAVLRPDVEALLIRRPGTGDGSCHLVPVDACYELVGRLRTLWRGFDGGREAHAAMDAFFDQVRDRSRTVPAEGVS; from the coding sequence GTGAGCGCCCCGGGCCGGACGGCGACCCCGGTGTCCGCGCTGCGGCGGATCACCCGCAACCGTCCGCAGCCGGCGGCCGGGGAACGCTGCGAGATGTGCGCGGAGCCGGTCGCCCCCGAGCACTCGCACGTGGTGAACCTGGAGAGCCGCGCGCTGATGTGCAGCTGCCGCGCCTGCTATCTCCTCTTCACCGAGGAGGACGCGCGACAGCGCTACCGGGCGGTGCCGGAACGGTATCTCCGCTTCGACGGAGTGCCGCTGGACGCACGGGCCTGGGACGAACTCCAGATCCCGGTGGGTCTGGCGTTCCTCTTCCGCAACTCGGTGCAGGGCCGCACGGTCGCGTTCTACCCCGGGCCCGCGGGCGCCACCGAGTCCGAACTTCCGCTGGAAGCCTGGGACTCCATCGTCGCGTCGGCGCCCGCGCTCGCGGTGCTGCGTCCCGACGTGGAGGCGCTGCTGATCCGCCGGCCCGGCACCGGCGACGGCTCGTGCCATCTGGTCCCGGTCGACGCCTGCTACGAGCTGGTCGGCCGGCTGCGGACGCTGTGGCGCGGCTTCGACGGCGGCCGTGAGGCGCACGCGGCGATGGACGCCTTCTTCGACCAGGTGCGGGACCGCAGCAGGACCGTCCCGGCGGAGGGGGTCTCGTGA
- a CDS encoding HypC/HybG/HupF family hydrogenase formation chaperone has translation MCLAVPGRVLSTAEVDGTLMADVDFGGVRKEVCLQYIPDVTAGEYVVVHVGFAIQRLDEESARRTLADFDRLGILEEEFGDGFELAARAGQQEFPEGVGR, from the coding sequence ATGTGTCTGGCAGTTCCGGGGCGCGTCCTCAGTACCGCCGAGGTCGACGGCACGTTGATGGCCGATGTCGACTTCGGCGGGGTGCGCAAAGAGGTGTGCCTCCAGTACATCCCGGATGTGACGGCCGGTGAGTACGTCGTCGTACATGTCGGGTTCGCCATTCAGCGGCTCGACGAGGAGTCGGCCCGGCGGACGCTGGCCGATTTCGACAGGCTCGGCATCCTGGAGGAGGAGTTCGGAGACGGTTTCGAACTCGCCGCACGGGCCGGGCAGCAGGAGTTCCCCGAAGGAGTCGGCCGGTGA
- a CDS encoding NifU family protein — MAEETASGPTDWRATGDRIDMLIAASAAGGAVARERSEELVRLVTDFYGAGLERLLDLVHEQGRLDDEVLAALAADDLVASLLLVHGLHPYGVETRVEEALESVRPYLGSHGGDVELLGVTADGVVTLRLLGSCDGCPSSSATLKLAVQSAVEAAAPEITGIEVEAPAEDGTGEPGPLVTVDSLFSRLHEAASAPGDGGSSWEAVPGLEALEPGGVRHFTAGAVPVLACRIGADLFAFRDWCARCDRSLEGAALARRLGGGAADAVLRCPGCRAHYDVRRAGACLDADGLHLDPLPLLVDGPTVSVAVPAPVSA, encoded by the coding sequence ATGGCGGAGGAGACCGCGTCCGGGCCCACCGACTGGCGGGCCACCGGCGACCGCATCGACATGCTGATCGCCGCCAGCGCGGCGGGCGGCGCCGTGGCCCGCGAGCGGAGCGAGGAACTGGTCCGGCTCGTCACGGACTTCTACGGCGCCGGGCTCGAACGGCTGCTCGACCTGGTGCACGAGCAGGGCCGGCTGGACGACGAGGTGCTGGCGGCCCTGGCGGCCGACGATCTGGTGGCCAGTCTGCTGCTGGTGCACGGGCTGCACCCGTACGGCGTGGAGACCAGGGTCGAGGAGGCGCTGGAGAGCGTCCGGCCGTATCTGGGTTCGCACGGCGGCGATGTGGAACTGCTGGGCGTCACGGCGGACGGGGTCGTCACCCTGCGGCTGCTCGGCAGCTGCGACGGGTGCCCCTCGTCGTCGGCCACCCTCAAGCTGGCCGTGCAGAGCGCCGTCGAGGCCGCGGCCCCGGAGATCACCGGGATCGAGGTGGAGGCACCCGCCGAGGACGGGACGGGGGAACCCGGACCGCTGGTCACGGTGGACTCGCTGTTCTCCCGGCTCCACGAGGCGGCGTCGGCTCCCGGCGACGGCGGTTCGTCCTGGGAGGCCGTGCCCGGACTGGAGGCCCTGGAGCCCGGTGGCGTACGGCACTTCACCGCGGGCGCGGTCCCGGTACTGGCCTGCCGGATCGGCGCCGACCTGTTCGCCTTCCGTGACTGGTGTGCCCGGTGCGACCGGTCCCTGGAGGGCGCCGCACTGGCCCGGCGGCTGGGCGGCGGGGCTGCTGACGCCGTGCTGCGGTGCCCCGGCTGCCGTGCGCACTACGACGTACGGCGGGCCGGTGCCTGCCTCGACGCCGACGGGCTGCATCTGGACCCGCTGCCCCTGCTCGTGGACGGCCCGACGGTCTCCGTCGCGGTGCCCGCCCCGGTCTCCGCGTGA
- the hypF gene encoding carbamoyltransferase HypF, with protein MCLGIPGRVVELVDGYAGQLALVDVEGARRRINVGMLDSPPADGDWVLLHMGFALEVIDAAKAGEALSGLEMMGRARDEEPAPGEATPGEATPAESAPGAPAEHRLRRRFKVHGVVQGVGFRPFVYVSARELALSGTVVNTGSGVVAEVEGGAAAVAEFGRRLRTDAPVLAVVESVHESDLSPLGGTEFTIGESRGEGPARTLVSPDVATCRECLAEMRDPANRRYRHPFITCTHCGPRFTIVTGVPYDRAATTMAAFEMCADCRAEYGDPGDRRFHAQPVACHACGPALELVRKDGAPAASGEDALRGARELLADGRIVAVKGLGGYHLACDARNDTAVAELRRRKRRGGKPFAVMVADTAVAAELVTLTGDEERLLTGVRRPIVLLPRRGTPEGAGVSSSVAPGSPDLGLMLPYTPLHVLLFGIGDDRPGPDALVMTSANLAGEPIVTDDAAALTGLAPLADAWLRHDRRIEVPCDDSVSRFVAGAELPLRRSRGYAPLPLALPFEVPPLLAVGADLKNTCALGDGRYAWVSQHIGDMDDLATADALTRTERQLERITGVEPAQLVADLHPGYRSGAWAVAHSGSRPVRRVQHHHAHVASVMGEHGIGADESVIGVAFDGTGAGTDGAAWGGEVLIAGYKSFERAAHLGYVPLAGGDASVLRPYRMALAHLRAAGVAWDEGLPSVRACPPRERDVLAHQFGTGFGCVPTSSMGRLFDAVASLAGVRHEVEYEAEAAIGLEGLARSAGPDGAGADGRYSFGIREAVDGQPLVADPGPVVRAVVSDVRAGVPAELIAARFHACVAALTVSLAELARARTGLGVVALGGGVFQNAVLLGAVQHGLEAADFRVLRPRLLPPNDGGIALGQLLIAASG; from the coding sequence ATGTGCCTTGGCATTCCGGGCCGGGTCGTGGAGCTCGTCGACGGATATGCCGGTCAGCTCGCGCTCGTCGATGTCGAGGGCGCGCGGCGGCGCATCAATGTCGGGATGCTCGACTCTCCTCCGGCCGACGGCGACTGGGTGCTTCTCCATATGGGCTTCGCGCTGGAGGTCATCGACGCGGCGAAGGCCGGGGAGGCGCTCTCCGGCCTGGAGATGATGGGCCGCGCCCGCGACGAGGAACCCGCGCCCGGTGAAGCGACTCCCGGTGAGGCGACGCCCGCCGAGTCTGCGCCCGGTGCACCCGCTGAGCACCGGCTGCGGCGGCGCTTCAAGGTGCACGGTGTGGTCCAGGGGGTCGGCTTCCGGCCCTTCGTCTACGTCAGCGCGCGCGAACTCGCCCTCAGCGGAACGGTGGTGAACACCGGCTCCGGTGTGGTCGCCGAAGTCGAGGGCGGCGCAGCGGCGGTGGCCGAATTCGGCAGGAGGCTGCGGACGGACGCGCCGGTGCTCGCCGTGGTCGAGTCCGTCCACGAGTCGGACCTGTCGCCCCTGGGCGGGACGGAGTTCACCATCGGGGAGTCCCGTGGCGAGGGGCCCGCCCGCACTCTGGTCTCGCCGGATGTCGCGACGTGCCGGGAGTGCCTGGCCGAGATGCGCGATCCGGCGAACCGCCGCTACCGCCATCCCTTCATCACCTGCACCCACTGCGGCCCCCGGTTCACCATCGTCACCGGTGTGCCGTACGACCGGGCGGCCACCACGATGGCCGCGTTCGAGATGTGCGCCGACTGCCGGGCGGAGTACGGCGATCCGGGCGACCGCCGCTTCCACGCCCAGCCGGTCGCCTGCCACGCGTGCGGGCCCGCTCTCGAACTGGTCCGCAAGGACGGGGCGCCGGCGGCGAGCGGCGAGGACGCGTTGCGGGGAGCCCGGGAGCTGCTGGCCGATGGCCGGATCGTCGCGGTGAAGGGGCTCGGCGGCTACCACCTCGCGTGTGACGCCCGCAACGACACGGCGGTGGCCGAGCTGCGGCGGCGCAAGCGGCGCGGTGGGAAGCCCTTCGCGGTGATGGTCGCGGACACCGCTGTGGCGGCGGAACTGGTGACGCTGACCGGCGACGAGGAGCGGCTGCTGACCGGGGTCCGCAGGCCGATCGTGCTCCTGCCGCGGCGCGGGACGCCGGAGGGGGCCGGGGTCTCCTCGTCGGTGGCGCCGGGCAGCCCGGATCTGGGTCTGATGCTCCCGTACACGCCTCTGCACGTCCTGCTCTTCGGTATCGGGGACGACCGGCCGGGCCCCGACGCGCTGGTGATGACCTCGGCCAACCTGGCGGGTGAGCCGATCGTCACCGACGACGCCGCGGCCCTCACCGGTCTTGCGCCGCTGGCCGATGCCTGGCTGCGGCACGACCGGCGGATCGAGGTGCCCTGCGACGACTCGGTCAGCCGTTTCGTGGCGGGCGCGGAGCTTCCGCTGCGCCGGTCCCGCGGGTACGCCCCGCTGCCGTTGGCGCTGCCCTTCGAGGTACCACCGCTCCTCGCGGTCGGCGCGGATCTCAAGAACACCTGCGCGCTCGGCGACGGGCGGTACGCCTGGGTCAGCCAGCACATCGGCGACATGGACGACCTCGCCACGGCCGACGCGCTGACCAGGACCGAGCGGCAGCTGGAGCGGATCACCGGGGTCGAGCCCGCTCAGCTGGTGGCCGATCTGCACCCCGGCTACCGGTCGGGCGCCTGGGCCGTGGCGCACTCGGGGTCCCGGCCGGTGCGGCGGGTGCAGCACCACCACGCCCATGTCGCCTCGGTCATGGGCGAGCACGGCATCGGGGCGGACGAGAGTGTGATCGGTGTCGCCTTCGACGGCACGGGCGCCGGTACGGACGGGGCCGCGTGGGGCGGCGAGGTGCTGATCGCCGGCTACAAGTCGTTCGAGCGGGCGGCGCACCTGGGGTACGTACCGCTGGCGGGCGGCGACGCGAGTGTGCTGCGGCCGTACCGGATGGCGCTGGCCCACCTCCGTGCGGCCGGGGTCGCCTGGGACGAGGGGCTGCCGTCCGTACGGGCGTGCCCGCCGAGGGAACGGGACGTGCTGGCCCATCAGTTCGGTACCGGGTTCGGCTGTGTGCCGACGTCCAGCATGGGCAGGCTCTTCGACGCCGTGGCCTCGCTGGCCGGGGTCCGGCACGAGGTGGAGTACGAGGCCGAGGCCGCGATCGGCCTCGAAGGGCTGGCCAGGTCGGCCGGGCCGGACGGAGCGGGTGCGGACGGCCGGTACTCCTTCGGGATCCGGGAAGCGGTGGACGGGCAGCCTCTCGTCGCCGACCCGGGGCCGGTCGTGCGCGCGGTGGTCTCGGACGTACGGGCCGGGGTGCCGGCCGAGCTGATCGCGGCGCGGTTCCACGCCTGCGTCGCCGCCCTGACGGTCTCCCTCGCCGAGCTCGCACGCGCCCGCACGGGGCTCGGGGTGGTGGCTCTCGGCGGTGGCGTCTTCCAGAACGCCGTACTGCTCGGGGCGGTCCAACACGGCCTGGAAGCAGCGGACTTCAGGGTGCTGCGGCCGAGACTCCTGCCCCCGAACGACGGGGGAATCGCTCTGGGGCAACTCCTGATCGCCGCGTCGGGCTGA
- the hypD gene encoding hydrogenase formation protein HypD: MKYLDEFSNPESAKRLLEQIHAATTRPWAMMEVCGGQTHSIIRHGIDQLLPDGVELIHGPGCPVCVTPLEIIDRALAIAARPGVIFCSFGDMLRVPGSSQDLFSVKSAGGDVRVVYSPLDALKLARENPDREVVFFGIGFETTAPANAMTVYQAKRLGVRNFSLLVSHVLVPPAISAIMESATCRVQAFLAAGHVCSVMGTAEYPPLAEKYRVPIVVTGFEPLDILEGIRRTVVQLEEGRHEVENAYPRAVREEGNLPAMEMLRDVFEVTDRTWRGIGMIPRSGWRLAPGYAEFDAEQRFDVTGIHTAESALCRSGEVLQGLIKPHECAAFGKECTPRNPLGATMVSSEGACAAYHTYRRLELVEAK, from the coding sequence GTGAAGTATCTCGACGAGTTCAGCAACCCCGAGTCGGCCAAGAGGCTGCTCGAACAGATCCACGCGGCGACCACTCGGCCGTGGGCCATGATGGAGGTCTGCGGCGGCCAGACCCATTCGATCATCCGGCACGGCATCGACCAGCTGCTGCCCGACGGCGTCGAGCTGATCCACGGACCGGGCTGCCCGGTCTGTGTCACCCCGCTGGAGATCATCGACCGGGCGCTCGCCATCGCGGCCAGGCCCGGGGTCATCTTCTGCTCGTTCGGTGACATGCTCCGGGTGCCGGGCAGCAGCCAGGACCTGTTCTCGGTGAAGAGCGCCGGAGGCGACGTCCGGGTGGTGTACTCGCCGCTCGACGCGCTGAAGCTGGCCCGGGAGAACCCGGACCGGGAGGTCGTCTTCTTCGGGATCGGCTTCGAGACCACGGCCCCGGCCAACGCCATGACCGTGTACCAGGCCAAGCGCCTGGGGGTACGGAACTTCTCCCTGCTGGTCTCCCATGTCCTGGTGCCGCCCGCGATCTCGGCGATCATGGAGTCCGCCACCTGCCGGGTGCAGGCCTTCCTGGCCGCCGGGCACGTGTGCAGCGTGATGGGCACGGCGGAGTACCCACCGCTGGCGGAGAAGTACCGGGTGCCGATCGTCGTCACCGGCTTCGAGCCGCTGGACATCCTCGAAGGCATCCGGCGCACGGTCGTCCAGCTCGAAGAGGGCCGCCACGAAGTGGAGAACGCCTACCCCCGCGCCGTACGCGAGGAGGGCAACCTGCCCGCCATGGAGATGCTGCGGGATGTCTTCGAGGTGACCGACCGGACGTGGCGCGGCATCGGAATGATCCCGCGCAGCGGCTGGCGGCTGGCGCCCGGTTACGCCGAGTTCGACGCGGAGCAGCGCTTCGACGTGACCGGTATCCATACGGCCGAGTCGGCCCTGTGCCGGTCGGGAGAGGTTCTCCAGGGCCTGATCAAACCGCATGAGTGCGCGGCCTTCGGCAAGGAGTGCACCCCGCGCAACCCGCTGGGCGCCACGATGGTGTCATCCGAGGGCGCCTGCGCCGCCTACCACACATACCGCCGACTGGAACTGGTCGAAGCCAAGTGA
- the hypE gene encoding hydrogenase expression/formation protein HypE — MQSPAELDFESWVCPVPLGETPSVVMGHGGGGAMSGELIEHLFLPAYGAAAAAELGDSAVLSVGGGPRLAFSTDSYVVKPMFFPGGSIGDLAVNGTVNDLAMSGAVPLFLSTAFILQEGTALDELGRIAEALGAAARSAGVQLVTGDTKVVDSASGDGVFINTSGIGVVPDGVDIGPRRARPGDAVLVSGDIGVHGVAVMSCRDGLEFGTTVESDTAALHGLVADMIATGADLHVLRDPTRGGVAASLNEIARASDVGIELVERELPVPETVHDACSLLGLDPLQVANEGKLIAVVPGESADQVLAALRAHPLGRSACRIGTCVPDHAGMVVARTGLGGSRVVGLPIGEQLPRIC, encoded by the coding sequence ATGCAGTCCCCCGCCGAGCTCGACTTCGAGAGCTGGGTCTGTCCGGTCCCGCTGGGCGAGACGCCGTCCGTGGTGATGGGCCACGGGGGCGGCGGCGCGATGTCGGGCGAGTTGATCGAGCATCTGTTCCTGCCCGCGTACGGCGCGGCGGCCGCGGCCGAACTGGGCGACTCCGCCGTGCTGTCGGTCGGTGGCGGCCCCCGGCTCGCCTTCTCCACCGACTCCTATGTGGTGAAGCCGATGTTCTTCCCCGGCGGGTCGATCGGCGATCTGGCCGTGAACGGGACGGTGAACGACCTCGCGATGTCGGGCGCGGTCCCGCTGTTCCTCTCGACGGCCTTTATCCTCCAGGAGGGGACCGCGCTCGATGAACTCGGCCGAATCGCCGAGGCGTTGGGAGCTGCGGCGCGGTCCGCGGGGGTTCAGCTGGTCACCGGGGACACCAAGGTCGTCGACAGCGCCAGCGGTGACGGCGTCTTCATCAACACCTCCGGGATCGGTGTGGTGCCCGACGGCGTCGACATCGGCCCGCGCCGTGCGCGCCCCGGTGACGCGGTGCTCGTCAGCGGTGACATCGGCGTGCACGGGGTGGCGGTGATGAGCTGCCGGGACGGGCTTGAGTTCGGCACGACCGTCGAGAGCGACACGGCAGCGCTGCACGGTCTCGTCGCCGACATGATCGCCACAGGTGCGGATCTGCATGTACTGCGGGACCCGACCCGTGGCGGTGTCGCGGCCTCACTGAACGAGATCGCCCGTGCTTCGGATGTCGGTATCGAGCTGGTGGAGCGGGAGTTGCCGGTCCCGGAGACGGTGCACGACGCGTGCAGTCTGCTGGGGCTCGACCCGCTGCAGGTGGCCAACGAGGGCAAGCTGATCGCGGTGGTTCCCGGTGAGAGCGCCGACCAGGTCCTCGCGGCGCTCCGCGCCCACCCCCTGGGCCGCTCGGCCTGCCGGATCGGCACCTGCGTCCCGGACCACGCCGGGATGGTGGTGGCCAGGACCGGGCTCGGCGGCAGCCGGGTGGTCGGGCTGCCGATCGGCGAGCAGCTGCCCCGGATCTGCTGA
- a CDS encoding DUF6084 family protein → MSGTDFSVLDFSVLDVVAERYAAAPQLTARLRIEESSGERIHAIVLQCQVRIEPQRRSYDKAEEEGLRGLFGERSRWADTLRPFLWMQCNTTVQGFTGATEVDLALPCTYDFDVTGSRYLHALGEGAVPLTLLFSGTVFTKGSAGFGVRQVPWDCEARHPMPVAVWREMIAAHYPNAGWIRLDHDVITEFAGFRARHGLISWEETVRTLLAETGEVVQ, encoded by the coding sequence GTGAGCGGCACGGACTTCTCCGTACTGGACTTCTCGGTGCTCGATGTGGTGGCCGAACGGTACGCTGCGGCGCCCCAGTTGACGGCCCGGCTGCGGATCGAGGAGAGCAGCGGCGAGCGGATCCACGCGATCGTCCTGCAGTGCCAGGTCCGTATCGAACCGCAGCGCCGTTCGTACGACAAGGCCGAGGAGGAGGGCCTGCGCGGGCTGTTCGGGGAGCGGTCCCGGTGGGCGGACACCCTGCGGCCGTTCCTCTGGATGCAGTGCAACACCACGGTCCAGGGGTTCACCGGCGCCACCGAGGTCGACCTCGCGCTGCCCTGCACCTATGACTTCGACGTGACCGGCTCGCGGTATCTGCACGCACTCGGCGAGGGCGCGGTCCCGCTCACCCTGCTCTTCTCGGGCACCGTCTTCACCAAGGGCAGCGCCGGCTTCGGCGTACGGCAGGTGCCCTGGGACTGCGAGGCCCGTCATCCGATGCCCGTCGCGGTATGGCGGGAGATGATCGCCGCCCACTACCCGAACGCCGGGTGGATCAGGCTCGACCACGACGTCATCACCGAGTTCGCCGGCTTCCGCGCCCGGCACGGGCTGATCAGCTGGGAAGAGACGGTCCGCACCCTGCTGGCCGAGACCGGAGAGGTGGTCCAGTGA
- a CDS encoding DUF6893 family small protein produces MKTLGVITAVAGAVLVAAAVAVGVQSIPDIRRYLRMRSM; encoded by the coding sequence GTGAAGACCCTTGGCGTGATCACCGCAGTCGCGGGCGCAGTTCTGGTGGCAGCCGCTGTGGCCGTGGGAGTCCAGTCGATCCCGGACATCCGCCGGTATCTGCGAATGCGTTCGATGTGA
- a CDS encoding hydrogenase maturation protease — translation MTDRVLIAGVGNLFLSDDGFGPEVVRALTGAGSLPPGVRVVDYGIRGMHLAYDLLDGYDALVLVDACPGGGPPGEVTVLEVGPDDLGSGEFDAHGMNPVAVLANLEQLGGTLPSTYVVGCTPADVGEGIGLSRAVLAAVPAAMDAVRILVDRLLPAEPAPTRRS, via the coding sequence GTGACGGATCGCGTCCTGATCGCCGGGGTCGGCAACCTCTTCCTGAGCGACGACGGCTTCGGCCCCGAGGTGGTCCGCGCACTCACCGGCGCGGGCTCACTGCCGCCCGGCGTCCGCGTCGTGGACTACGGAATCCGGGGCATGCACCTCGCGTACGACCTGCTGGACGGGTACGACGCGCTGGTGCTGGTCGACGCCTGCCCGGGCGGGGGGCCGCCCGGCGAGGTGACCGTACTCGAAGTGGGTCCTGACGACCTCGGTTCGGGTGAATTCGACGCACATGGCATGAATCCGGTAGCAGTGCTGGCAAATCTGGAACAACTGGGCGGTACCCTTCCGTCCACCTACGTCGTGGGCTGCACCCCCGCCGACGTCGGTGAGGGCATCGGGCTCAGCCGCGCGGTCCTCGCGGCGGTGCCCGCGGCCATGGACGCCGTACGGATTCTGGTGGACCGGCTGCTGCCCGCCGAGCCCGCCCCGACCAGGAGGTCCTGA
- a CDS encoding DUF6790 family protein, translated as MDNLPYAVRTTFPLLFMLVPALGALLSCRRRSPGRSAAEIWQRWWAVGALGIGSLWITISFLAIPKGMADAIGFATSPFQFEIAFANLGLAVLGFRGASASPRERLTSGLAAAAFLWGATIGHVYQWFANGDHAAGNTGGILANDVLIPAVMIALAARDVRRTGSDHRQQPDDGR; from the coding sequence ATGGACAACCTCCCTTACGCCGTTCGGACCACGTTTCCGCTTCTCTTCATGCTGGTACCCGCTCTCGGGGCGCTGCTGAGCTGCCGTCGCCGCAGCCCGGGCCGGTCGGCGGCGGAGATCTGGCAGCGCTGGTGGGCGGTCGGCGCCCTCGGCATCGGAAGCCTGTGGATCACGATCTCGTTCCTGGCGATCCCGAAGGGCATGGCCGACGCCATCGGCTTCGCCACCTCGCCGTTCCAGTTCGAGATCGCCTTCGCCAACCTCGGCCTCGCCGTGCTGGGCTTCCGTGGCGCGTCCGCGTCGCCCCGCGAGCGCCTCACGAGCGGGCTGGCGGCCGCCGCGTTCCTGTGGGGAGCCACGATCGGCCACGTCTACCAATGGTTCGCCAACGGCGACCACGCCGCCGGGAACACGGGCGGCATCCTGGCCAATGACGTTCTCATTCCCGCCGTCATGATCGCCCTGGCCGCCCGGGACGTCCGCCGCACCGGCTCGGACCACCGCCAGCAGCCGGACGATGGACGATAA
- a CDS encoding MarR family winged helix-turn-helix transcriptional regulator, whose translation MDEGLAELLYRVVMLMGEASRRRSDPNQRLSHSQLRLLGTLEEIQPATQHQLAEALTLSDPAISRSLRPLEAQGYVTVRVDPAHRRRRLVTLTPTGQAAFLAEGKPLEEELRTVLLQAGFPYDRYLAETHRLAALLTPAQPRRAATARGSETGS comes from the coding sequence ATGGACGAAGGACTGGCAGAGCTCCTGTACCGCGTGGTCATGCTGATGGGCGAGGCGAGCCGGCGCCGCTCCGACCCGAACCAGCGCCTTTCCCACAGTCAACTGCGGCTGCTGGGCACTCTTGAGGAGATCCAACCCGCCACCCAGCACCAGCTCGCCGAGGCGCTGACCCTGTCCGACCCCGCCATCAGCCGCTCCCTGCGCCCACTGGAGGCGCAGGGGTACGTGACAGTCAGGGTCGACCCCGCCCACCGGCGCCGACGCCTGGTCACCCTCACCCCGACGGGCCAGGCGGCCTTCCTGGCCGAGGGCAAGCCCCTGGAGGAAGAACTCCGCACCGTCCTCCTGCAGGCCGGCTTCCCCTACGACCGCTACCTCGCGGAGACCCACCGGCTCGCCGCGCTGCTGACACCCGCGCAGCCACGGCGCGCAGCCACGGCCCGGGGATCAGAAACAGGTTCCTAG